In Flavobacterium enshiense, the genomic stretch AGAACCTGTGACCAATTATCAGAACTACGTTTTTGCCGGAAAACCGAACAACGGAAATATCAACCTGACCATTGCCCCGAATCAGAATTATCTGATCGGAAACCCTTATCCCTCTGCTATGGATGCCAATGAATTCATACTCGACAACATTTCAGGCATTGGCAGGGCAAGCACTAATGCATTCAATGGAGCCTTATATTTTTGGGATCATTTTAGCTCAACAACCCATTATTTGGCTGAGTATGTGGGAGGTTATGCGGTCTATAATTTAACGGGAGGCGTTAAAGCTTTTTCAGAAGATCCGATGATTAATAACAATATGGCATCGGGTTCAAAAATACCAACACAATACATTCCTGTTGCCCAAGGATTTTTCGTAGACACCAGTATTGCCGGGGTGGGTGGAGTTACCGGAGCGATTACCGGAGGAACAATCCGTTTTAAAAACAGCCAACGCAAATTTGTAACAGAATCATCTTCAAACTCCATTTTCATCAGAAACGAAAACCAGACTGTGGGTTCCAATATTGATAACCGACAAAAAATCAGATTGAGTTTTGAAGCTCCTTCCGGGCTACACCGCCAGCTTTTGGTGGGTGCCGATCCTCAGGCCACGAACCTGTTCGACATAGGATATGATGCACCGATGATAGATGTAAATCCTGATGATATGTATTGGAATCTAGGCGATGGAAAATTTGTGATCCAGGCTGTCAGTGATTTTAACCTTGATCAGGTTATTCCTCTTGGCATTAAAGTTTCGACTGCCGGTACAACGAAAATCAAAATTGATGAATTGGAGAACATTCCGACTTCAACAGAAATCTATCTGTTTGATAGCGTAACAGGATTATATCACGATATTAAAAATGAGAATTTTGTCGCTGAATTCCCAATAGGAGAATACCCAGATCGATTCACATTACGCTTTACAGCTGAAACTCTGAGCACTGATGAAATGGATGCAACTAACGGGATTATGGTTTTCACCGATTCGAACCACATTCTGAATATCAAAAATAATTTAATGGATACTAGAGTAGAAGTTATCGAATTGTATAACATTCTTGGTCAATCGATTACAAAATGGGACGTAGCCGATGAAGATCAGCGAAACATCAAAATTCCGGTAGATCACATTCGCACCGGAACATACATTGTGAAGCTAAAAACTTCCTATGGTTCACTCAGCAAAAAAGTGATCATCAGATAAAAATAAGAAGCCCCAATTTTCGGGGCTTTTTTATTTAACATCCGTTTCAAAAAGCATTTGAAACAAAAAAGGTACCTTTGCAGCCCCAAAAAGATTAAATCCATGAAATTTCGTTTTTTATTTGTTCTGACATTTTTTACATTACAGACAGCTATTGCGCAGTTGAAAACAATCATAGGAAAAACCGACTATCCGTTTTGGATTCAGGTGCCAGAAGCCGAAAAAATCGAGAAACAACCGGTCCTTATTTTCCTTCACGGGAAAAGCCTTTCCGGAACAAATATTAATCGGGTGAAGCGTTACGGAGTTTTGAGTGCTATAGAAAAAGGACGAAATATTCCGGCCATAGTCTTAGCGCCTCAGTTAGCTTCCGGTCCGTGGAATCCTGACAAGGTACTGCAACTTTTAGAATATGTCCAGAAAAATTACAATACCGATTTATCCCGCGTTTATGTGTGCGGAATGAGTCTTGGCTCATACGGAACTTTGCATTTCGCCGGAAAACATGCCGATAAAATCACCGCTGCCGTAGCTATTTGCGGAGGTGGGAATGTAAACGATGCCTGCAGACTGGCTACTGTTCCACTATGGATTCAGCATGGTGATAAAGATTATATCGTTCGTATGTCGGAATCGAAAAAAATAGTAGATGCTATTAAAAAATGTAAACCCGATGCCGATGTTACCTTCACTATCATCCCTGGCGGGAATCACGGAAATGTGGAACGTTTCTTTCACCAAGATGCTTTGTATGATTGGTTGTTAAAGCAAAAGAAAGCAAAAACCGAAAGCGAATTATAAATCTCTCTTCAAACGAATGAATACCACTTTACTATCTTCTCCCCTACAGGGATTTACCGATTTCCGATTCAGAAACGCCTTTCATAAGTATTTTGGAGGTATTGATACATTTTATTCCCCTTATATAAAACTGAATGGAAAACTGGTTGTAAAAGGTTCTTATGAACGTGATATTCTTCCAGAAAACAACAGTACGCTGCAGGTTATTCCTCAGATTATCACCAACGATGCCGAAGAGTTTCTGTTTGTGGCAAAGTATGTTAAGCAAATGGGCTACAATGAACTTAACTGGAATTTAGGCTGCCCCTATCCTATGGTTGCCAAATCAGGAATGGGTTCTGGTTTGATCAGCAATACCGAACGTATCCGTCAGATTTTAGATCGCGCTCATTCTGAAACGGATATTATCGTTTCGATGAAAATGCGCATGGGCTATGAAACCTCTTCCGAAATTTTAGATGTGTTTCCGATATTGGAAGAATTTCCGATAAAAAACATCGCTATCCACGCCCGAATCGGGAAGCAATTGTACAAGGGCGGCGTCGATTTGGATTCGTTTCAAAGATGCCTTGATGTTTCCAAACATAAGTTGTATTACAATGGAGACATCACTTCGGTGGAAGCATTCAGAAGCCTTCAGGAACGCTTTCCTTCGATTGATCATTTCATGATTGGCCGTGGGTTGATTGCCGACCCGTTTTTACCGAGCATGATTAAAAACGACACGACCGAATACCCGGAAAACCGATTTGAAATTTTTGAAGAATTCCACGACACAATTTACCGTGATTATGATGCTTATCTGCAGGGACCAACCCCAATTAAAATGAAAATGCTGGGCTTTTGGGA encodes the following:
- a CDS encoding dienelactone hydrolase family protein — protein: MKFRFLFVLTFFTLQTAIAQLKTIIGKTDYPFWIQVPEAEKIEKQPVLIFLHGKSLSGTNINRVKRYGVLSAIEKGRNIPAIVLAPQLASGPWNPDKVLQLLEYVQKNYNTDLSRVYVCGMSLGSYGTLHFAGKHADKITAAVAICGGGNVNDACRLATVPLWIQHGDKDYIVRMSESKKIVDAIKKCKPDADVTFTIIPGGNHGNVERFFHQDALYDWLLKQKKAKTESEL
- a CDS encoding tRNA dihydrouridine synthase, whose protein sequence is MNTTLLSSPLQGFTDFRFRNAFHKYFGGIDTFYSPYIKLNGKLVVKGSYERDILPENNSTLQVIPQIITNDAEEFLFVAKYVKQMGYNELNWNLGCPYPMVAKSGMGSGLISNTERIRQILDRAHSETDIIVSMKMRMGYETSSEILDVFPILEEFPIKNIAIHARIGKQLYKGGVDLDSFQRCLDVSKHKLYYNGDITSVEAFRSLQERFPSIDHFMIGRGLIADPFLPSMIKNDTTEYPENRFEIFEEFHDTIYRDYDAYLQGPTPIKMKMLGFWEYFSESFSNPQKTLKKIKKAGNQKHYEEVVKEIFKSEK